The following DNA comes from Weissella koreensis KACC 15510.
TTCCGACCTGGAGATAAGTTTGAAATTGCTAATATCGAAACTTCACCAATGCAATATTCATATGCTGATGGTGACAATCGTGTATTCATGAATATGGATACATATGATCAAATCGCTATTCCGGTTGACCGTATTGAAAACGAGATGAAGTATCTATTAGAAGGAACTGACGTTAAGGTAACTTATTATGAAAGCGAATTATTGGGAATTGAAGTTCCTAAGACCGTTGAATTAACTGTTACAGAAACACAACCTGGAATTAAAGGTGCTACTGCCAATGGTGGTGGTAAGCCTGCTACAATGGAAACAGGCTTAGTAATTACAGTTCCTGATTTCATTAACGCTGGTGAAAAATTAATTGTTAATACAGATAATGGTGGATCATACTCTTCACGTGCATAATTTGTGAATGAATCCATTTCGAAGCGTCTACCAGACTAACTTGATTGGTGGGCGCTTCAATTGTCTAAATGAAATTTTACGTAATAAGGAGGACAATCAGATGGCAGCAGAAGAAACGATTTTATTAACACAAACCGAAAATGGTTCAACGCGGGTTAATATTCGGGTACTTGATATTATTGCCGGCTTGGCAACACGTGAAGTGGAAGGGGTTGCACGTTTACGTGGAACCTTTGGTGAACGTGCTAAAGAGGTCTTAGGTTATAAAGACCA
Coding sequences within:
- the efp gene encoding elongation factor P; protein product: MAIGMNDLKTGLTIEYSNSIWRVLEFQHVKPGKGAAFVRSKLKNLRSGSVNEVTFRPGDKFEIANIETSPMQYSYADGDNRVFMNMDTYDQIAIPVDRIENEMKYLLEGTDVKVTYYESELLGIEVPKTVELTVTETQPGIKGATANGGGKPATMETGLVITVPDFINAGEKLIVNTDNGGSYSSRA